One Lysinibacillus sp. OF-1 DNA segment encodes these proteins:
- the rimP gene encoding ribosome maturation factor RimP: MSKVPSLIEELAKPIVDELNLELVDIEYVKEGRNWFLRVYVDTPEGDIDIDQCAQVSERLSLLLDEKDPITQNYYLEVSSPGAERPLKKDTDFEKAIGKFIYVKTYEPIKDMKEFQGYLTSYDEHTLVVEVRIKTRKMTVTIEQEKIALARLAIDFSA, from the coding sequence ATGAGCAAAGTACCATCTTTAATTGAAGAGCTCGCTAAACCAATTGTGGATGAGTTAAATCTTGAGCTAGTGGATATTGAGTACGTCAAAGAAGGACGTAACTGGTTTTTACGTGTTTATGTCGATACGCCTGAGGGTGACATTGACATTGACCAATGTGCTCAAGTTAGTGAACGACTAAGCCTGTTATTGGATGAAAAAGATCCAATTACACAAAACTATTATTTAGAAGTTTCTTCACCTGGAGCAGAGCGCCCCTTAAAAAAAGATACGGATTTTGAAAAAGCAATTGGCAAATTTATTTATGTAAAAACCTATGAACCCATTAAGGACATGAAGGAATTCCAAGGCTACTTAACGTCATACGATGAACATACATTAGTGGTGGAAGTACGTATTAAAACACGTAAAATGACAGTAACAATTGAACAAGAAAAAATCGCATTGGCACGACTTGCCATTGATTTTTCAGCATAA
- the nusA gene encoding transcription termination factor NusA, with the protein MSSDLLDALNALEEQKGISRDVLIEAIEAALVTAYKRNFNQAQNVRVDLNLDKGSIRVFSRKDVVEEVEDDRLQISLEDAKVINPAYQLEDIVEQEVTPRNFGRIAAQTAKQVVTQRVREAERGLIYEQYVDREDDIVTGVVERLDARNIYVGLGKVEAALPINEQIQGESYHPHDRIKVYITKVERTTRGPQVIVSRTHPGLLRRLFEMEVPEIYEGIVEIKSIAREAGDRSKISVHAHNEEVDPVGSCVGAKGARVQTIVNELNGEKIDIVEWSEDPIVFVANALSPSKVLDVQVNEEEKSTTVVVPDYQLSLAIGKRGQNARLAAKLTGWKIDIKSETDARELGIYPSATSTFIPAEDEESDFDDVAVDLYQDDEE; encoded by the coding sequence ATGAGTAGTGATTTGTTAGATGCGTTGAATGCGCTAGAAGAACAAAAAGGAATTTCAAGAGATGTGTTAATTGAAGCCATTGAAGCGGCATTAGTTACAGCTTACAAACGCAACTTTAATCAAGCACAAAATGTTCGAGTGGACTTAAATTTAGATAAGGGCTCTATTCGTGTATTTTCACGTAAAGATGTTGTGGAAGAGGTAGAAGATGATCGTTTGCAAATTTCTTTAGAAGATGCAAAAGTCATTAATCCAGCTTATCAGCTAGAAGATATCGTGGAACAGGAAGTAACACCACGCAACTTCGGACGTATTGCCGCACAAACAGCAAAACAAGTTGTCACACAACGTGTACGTGAAGCGGAGCGAGGATTAATCTATGAGCAATATGTAGACCGTGAAGATGATATCGTAACAGGTGTCGTGGAACGTTTGGATGCTCGAAATATCTATGTAGGTTTAGGGAAAGTAGAAGCTGCATTGCCAATTAATGAACAAATTCAAGGCGAATCTTATCATCCACATGATCGTATCAAAGTATATATTACAAAGGTTGAGCGTACGACACGTGGACCACAAGTGATTGTGTCTCGTACACATCCTGGTTTATTACGTCGATTATTTGAGATGGAAGTACCTGAAATTTATGAAGGTATTGTAGAAATTAAATCAATTGCTCGTGAAGCTGGAGATCGCTCTAAAATTTCTGTCCATGCACATAATGAAGAAGTAGATCCAGTAGGTTCATGTGTTGGAGCTAAAGGTGCTCGTGTACAAACGATTGTCAATGAACTAAATGGTGAAAAAATTGATATTGTAGAATGGTCTGAAGATCCAATTGTATTCGTAGCCAATGCATTAAGCCCATCGAAAGTATTAGATGTTCAAGTGAACGAGGAAGAAAAATCAACTACGGTTGTCGTACCAGACTATCAATTATCATTAGCAATTGGTAAACGTGGGCAAAATGCACGTCTAGCTGCAAAGCTTACTGGTTGGAAAATTGATATTAAGAGTGAAACAGATGCTCGTGAATTAGGTATTTATCCTTCTGCTACAAGCACTTTCATCCCTGCTGAAGATGAAGAAAGTGATTTTGATGACGTGGCAGTTGACTTATATCAAGACGACGAAGAATAA
- the rnpM gene encoding RNase P modulator RnpM, giving the protein MAVNKKVPLRKCVATGEMLPKKEMVRVVRSKEGEVSVDISGKKPGRGAYVSKSENAIDIARKKNVLGHQLDVKIPEEIYEELILLIRRESIL; this is encoded by the coding sequence ATGGCTGTAAACAAAAAGGTACCTCTTCGTAAATGTGTAGCAACTGGAGAAATGCTACCAAAGAAAGAGATGGTACGTGTTGTTCGTTCAAAAGAGGGCGAAGTAAGTGTAGATATCTCCGGAAAAAAGCCTGGGCGTGGTGCATATGTATCTAAATCAGAGAATGCAATCGACATCGCGCGCAAAAAAAATGTATTAGGGCACCAGCTTGATGTTAAAATTCCTGAAGAAATTTATGAGGAACTTATTTTGCTGATTCGTAGGGAGTCAATTTTATGA
- a CDS encoding YlxQ family RNA-binding protein has translation MINQAIFNLLGIAARARKVISGEELVVKEVRNGNAKLVLLANDASKNSSKKIQDKCTYYNVEYHVIGDRYDLGHATGKEARVALAITDKGFARKLSSLLNEN, from the coding sequence ATGATAAATCAAGCAATATTTAATTTGCTTGGGATCGCAGCAAGAGCACGTAAAGTGATTTCAGGAGAAGAGTTAGTAGTAAAGGAAGTTCGGAATGGCAATGCTAAGCTAGTATTGCTTGCAAACGATGCCTCTAAAAACTCTAGTAAGAAAATTCAAGATAAGTGCACGTACTACAACGTTGAGTATCATGTAATTGGAGATCGCTACGATCTAGGACATGCTACAGGTAAGGAGGCCCGAGTGGCTTTAGCTATTACCGATAAAGGTTTTGCACGTAAATTGTCTAGTCTACTCAACGAAAACTAA
- the infB gene encoding translation initiation factor IF-2, which yields MTKIRVHEYAKQVNKTSKEVIEALSKLNVSVTNHMSMLEKDIVAKLNQSFKATPEKNVAAKKPIQNMGQRPQSNGQQKPQHSVKMQEGQRQQSATSKPKANNQQHTQQNSNSSNEKSKNTKGNQNRNMTQNNNNNNNNNNRRGGGGYNQRPKPGIHGGKRRHPKTHQPSIPVKQKELPEKITFVESLSVAELAKKLHREPSEIIKKLFMLGVMATINQELDKDAIELICADYGVEVEEEIRVDITDLETHFEQIEEVNEAVLSERPPVVTIMGHVDHGKTTLLDSIRNTKVTAGEAGGITQHIGAYQVTEGDKKITFLDTPGHAAFTTMRARGAKVTDLTILVVAADDGVMPQTVEAINHAKAAEVPIIVAVNKMDKPSANPDRVMQELTEHGLVPEAWGGETIFVPISALKGEGIDTLLEMILLVAEVGELKANPDRLALGTVIEAQLDKGRGSVATLLVQDGTLKVGDPIVVGHTYGRVRAMVNDKGRRVKEAGPSTPVEITGLNDVPQAGDRFVVFEDEKTARQVGETRAMSAIQAQRSEKQRVTLDNLFEQMSQGEMKELNLIVKADVQGTVEAMAASLMKIDVEGVNVKIIHTGAGAITESDISLAAASNAIVIGFNVRPDVNAKRAAEEEGVDIRLHRIIYKVIEEIEQAMKGMLDPEFEEKIIGQAEVRQTIKVSKVGTIAGSYITEGKVTRDSGVRVIRDNVVIFEGELDTLKRFKDEVKEVARGYECGITITNFNDIREGDIIEAYIMEEVKRV from the coding sequence ATGACCAAAATCAGAGTTCATGAATATGCGAAGCAAGTGAATAAAACGAGTAAAGAGGTTATTGAAGCACTAAGTAAATTAAATGTGAGTGTAACAAACCATATGTCGATGTTGGAAAAAGATATTGTGGCAAAGTTAAACCAATCATTTAAAGCAACACCTGAGAAAAATGTAGCAGCAAAAAAACCCATTCAAAATATGGGGCAAAGACCTCAATCGAATGGACAGCAAAAACCACAGCATTCGGTGAAAATGCAAGAAGGACAAAGGCAGCAATCTGCTACTTCTAAGCCTAAAGCAAACAATCAGCAACACACACAGCAAAACTCAAATTCGTCTAACGAAAAATCTAAGAATACAAAAGGTAATCAAAATAGAAATATGACACAAAATAATAATAATAACAATAATAATAATAATCGTAGAGGTGGCGGTGGTTACAACCAACGTCCAAAACCAGGCATTCATGGAGGCAAACGTCGCCATCCAAAAACGCATCAACCGTCTATACCAGTAAAACAAAAGGAACTGCCAGAAAAAATTACTTTTGTTGAATCATTATCAGTAGCGGAATTAGCAAAAAAATTACACCGTGAGCCATCTGAAATCATTAAGAAATTATTTATGCTTGGTGTAATGGCAACAATTAACCAAGAATTAGATAAGGATGCAATTGAATTAATCTGCGCAGACTACGGTGTAGAAGTGGAAGAAGAAATTCGTGTAGATATTACGGATTTAGAAACACACTTCGAGCAAATAGAAGAAGTGAACGAAGCAGTATTATCAGAACGTCCACCAGTTGTAACAATCATGGGTCACGTTGACCACGGTAAAACAACATTATTGGATTCTATTCGTAATACGAAAGTGACAGCAGGAGAAGCCGGTGGTATCACACAACATATTGGGGCATACCAAGTAACGGAAGGCGACAAGAAAATTACTTTCCTTGATACACCAGGACACGCTGCTTTCACAACAATGCGAGCACGTGGAGCAAAAGTAACTGACTTAACCATTTTAGTAGTTGCTGCTGACGATGGTGTCATGCCGCAAACAGTAGAAGCGATTAATCACGCTAAAGCAGCCGAAGTACCAATTATTGTAGCTGTGAATAAAATGGATAAACCATCAGCAAATCCTGATCGTGTCATGCAAGAATTAACAGAGCATGGCTTAGTTCCTGAAGCATGGGGCGGCGAAACAATTTTCGTACCGATTTCTGCATTAAAAGGTGAAGGCATTGATACATTGTTAGAAATGATTTTACTTGTAGCCGAGGTTGGTGAGCTTAAAGCGAACCCAGATCGTTTAGCGCTTGGTACAGTTATTGAAGCACAGCTTGATAAAGGACGTGGCTCTGTTGCTACGCTATTAGTACAAGATGGAACATTAAAAGTAGGAGATCCAATTGTTGTAGGTCATACGTATGGTCGTGTACGTGCGATGGTGAATGACAAAGGTCGTCGTGTAAAAGAAGCTGGCCCATCGACACCAGTAGAAATTACAGGTTTAAACGATGTACCTCAAGCTGGTGACCGCTTCGTAGTCTTTGAAGACGAGAAAACAGCACGCCAAGTTGGTGAAACTCGTGCCATGTCAGCAATTCAAGCACAGCGTTCAGAAAAACAACGTGTTACGTTGGATAACTTATTTGAACAAATGAGCCAAGGCGAAATGAAAGAGCTTAACTTAATTGTGAAAGCTGACGTTCAAGGTACTGTTGAAGCAATGGCTGCCTCATTAATGAAAATTGATGTAGAAGGCGTAAATGTGAAAATTATTCACACAGGTGCGGGTGCTATTACAGAATCTGATATTTCTCTTGCAGCAGCTTCCAATGCGATTGTTATTGGATTTAACGTACGTCCAGATGTTAACGCAAAACGTGCTGCAGAAGAAGAGGGTGTAGATATTCGCTTACACCGCATCATCTATAAAGTAATTGAAGAGATTGAACAAGCGATGAAAGGTATGCTTGATCCTGAGTTTGAAGAAAAAATTATTGGTCAAGCAGAAGTTCGTCAAACAATTAAAGTATCAAAAGTTGGTACAATTGCTGGTTCATATATAACAGAAGGAAAAGTAACGCGTGATTCAGGTGTACGTGTAATCCGCGATAATGTGGTTATATTTGAAGGTGAGCTAGATACGCTTAAACGCTTCAAAGATGAAGTGAAAGAAGTAGCAAGAGGATACGAATGTGGTATTACGATTACAAACTTCAACGATATTAGAGAAGGCGATATTATTGAAGCCTATATTATGGAAGAAGTTAAACGCGTCTAA
- a CDS encoding DUF503 domain-containing protein, which produces MIVYAEVEFIIQTAHSLKEKRAVLQRMITRTKQKFNVSIAEIDHQNVWQRTKLGLVAVSSSKDAAEREINHALHYLQSNPSWEQLDVWRDYL; this is translated from the coding sequence ATGATCGTTTATGCAGAGGTTGAATTCATCATTCAAACTGCCCATTCGTTAAAGGAAAAACGCGCTGTCTTACAGCGTATGATTACCCGCACAAAGCAGAAATTTAATGTTTCTATTGCGGAAATTGACCATCAAAATGTATGGCAGCGTACGAAATTAGGACTTGTTGCTGTTTCTTCATCAAAAGATGCAGCTGAACGGGAAATAAATCATGCGCTCCATTATTTGCAGTCAAATCCATCATGGGAACAGCTTGATGTGTGGCGAGATTATTTATAA
- the rbfA gene encoding 30S ribosome-binding factor RbfA, with translation MSLRSNRVAEQMKKELGDIIGRKIKDPRVGFVTVTGVDVTGDLQQATIYITSLGNEHEREETLKALVKASGFIRSEIGSRIRLRRTPELLFEFDSSIEYGNRIDSLLRGLHKE, from the coding sequence ATGTCTCTACGTTCAAACCGTGTTGCTGAGCAAATGAAAAAAGAGCTTGGCGATATTATTGGCCGTAAAATAAAAGATCCGCGTGTTGGTTTTGTGACTGTTACAGGTGTTGATGTAACGGGTGATTTACAGCAAGCGACAATTTATATTACATCTTTAGGCAATGAGCATGAACGTGAAGAAACGCTTAAAGCTTTAGTAAAAGCTTCTGGCTTCATTCGATCAGAAATCGGATCACGCATTCGTTTACGACGTACACCAGAACTACTCTTTGAATTTGATTCATCGATTGAATATGGTAACCGTATTGATTCATTGTTAAGAGGTTTACACAAAGAATAA
- the truB gene encoding tRNA pseudouridine(55) synthase TruB, whose protein sequence is MNGILPLWKERGMTSHDCVFKLRKILRTKKVGHTGTLDPGVEGVLPICIGQATRIAEYLTDAGKVYEAIISIGRTTTTEDAEGETVAQDQTTKSFSREQLLEVLATLTGVIEQTPPMFSAVKVNGKRLYEYARKGETVERPTRQVTIYALELLDEIEQYEGQEITFPVRIACSKGTYIRTLAVQIGEALGYPAHMKELVRTASGTFTRDNCFTLAQVAELMDAEQAATCILPVEYALADYPYIEITAANEKEIFNGQVLPADALLKSHDKIVFGINGKAVAVYQAHPTKDGLMKPHKMFPTIE, encoded by the coding sequence ATGAACGGTATTTTACCACTTTGGAAAGAAAGAGGCATGACGAGCCATGATTGTGTCTTTAAATTACGGAAAATTTTGCGCACAAAAAAAGTTGGGCATACAGGGACACTAGACCCGGGAGTAGAGGGTGTGCTACCTATTTGTATTGGCCAAGCAACGCGTATTGCTGAATATTTAACCGATGCAGGAAAGGTCTATGAAGCTATCATTTCAATCGGCCGTACTACAACAACAGAGGATGCAGAAGGCGAAACGGTTGCGCAAGATCAGACCACAAAAAGCTTTTCTCGTGAGCAGCTGTTAGAGGTGTTAGCTACATTAACAGGTGTTATTGAACAAACGCCACCAATGTTTTCAGCGGTAAAAGTAAATGGAAAACGTCTCTATGAGTATGCCAGAAAAGGCGAAACGGTTGAAAGACCAACACGTCAAGTAACGATTTATGCTTTAGAGCTGCTTGATGAGATTGAACAATATGAGGGGCAAGAGATTACATTTCCGGTTCGTATTGCTTGCAGTAAAGGGACCTATATTCGTACACTAGCTGTGCAAATTGGTGAAGCTCTTGGCTATCCTGCACATATGAAGGAGCTCGTACGCACAGCCTCAGGCACCTTTACTCGTGATAACTGCTTTACATTAGCGCAGGTTGCTGAGCTAATGGATGCAGAGCAAGCAGCTACCTGTATTTTACCTGTCGAGTATGCATTAGCAGACTATCCATATATTGAGATTACTGCCGCCAATGAAAAAGAAATTTTCAATGGACAAGTGCTTCCAGCAGATGCATTATTAAAGAGTCATGATAAAATTGTGTTTGGAATCAATGGAAAGGCAGTGGCGGTTTATCAGGCTCACCCTACGAAGGATGGTTTGATGAAGCCACACAAGATGTTTCCGACGATAGAGTAG
- the ribF gene encoding riboflavin biosynthesis protein RibF, with protein MEVIHLKYPHQLQQRESMQPYSLALGFFDGVHRGHQAVIKTAKEEGNKRQIPTAVMTFDPHPSLVLGGRNEKVFYITLLQQKLQLFEEQGVDTVFVVHFTSDFAKLSPAAFIDTFIRGLNIQHVTAGFDYSFGAFGKGTMDDMRALSNGEYGVTIVEKKTDDVEKISSTRIRKLLQEGDMEEATTLLGRPFEINGIVVHGDKRGRTIGFPTANVQALEGTFIPASGVYAVRLLVQNNWYDGVCNVGYKPTFKDPNDKQLSIEVHILNFDKNIYGEEVHVAWYKRIRSERKFDGIEALKAQIEKDKQEAIRYFNDL; from the coding sequence ATGGAGGTCATTCATTTAAAATACCCACATCAATTACAGCAACGAGAAAGCATGCAGCCATATTCGCTTGCTCTTGGCTTTTTCGATGGTGTACATAGAGGGCATCAGGCAGTTATCAAGACAGCGAAGGAAGAGGGAAATAAGCGGCAAATTCCGACTGCAGTGATGACATTTGATCCACATCCTTCATTAGTTCTTGGTGGACGTAATGAAAAAGTTTTTTATATTACACTCTTACAACAGAAATTACAGCTCTTTGAAGAACAGGGTGTGGATACGGTGTTTGTTGTCCATTTCACCTCTGATTTTGCTAAGCTTTCACCAGCAGCATTTATTGATACTTTTATTCGTGGATTAAATATTCAACATGTTACAGCTGGCTTTGATTATTCGTTTGGGGCATTCGGAAAAGGAACTATGGACGATATGCGTGCATTAAGTAATGGTGAGTATGGTGTAACCATTGTGGAGAAGAAAACAGACGATGTTGAGAAAATCAGCTCTACCCGTATCCGGAAGCTACTACAAGAGGGCGATATGGAAGAAGCTACAACACTATTAGGCAGACCATTTGAAATCAATGGGATTGTTGTACACGGTGATAAACGCGGACGTACTATTGGCTTCCCTACAGCAAATGTCCAAGCTTTAGAAGGCACTTTCATTCCAGCAAGTGGTGTTTATGCTGTTCGTTTACTCGTGCAAAATAACTGGTATGATGGTGTTTGTAATGTGGGCTACAAACCAACTTTCAAAGATCCAAATGATAAGCAATTATCGATTGAGGTCCATATTTTAAACTTTGATAAAAATATTTATGGTGAAGAAGTACATGTAGCTTGGTACAAACGGATTCGAAGCGAACGAAAATTCGATGGGATTGAGGCGTTGAAAGCGCAAATCGAAAAGGATAAACAAGAAGCTATCCGATACTTTAACGATTTGTAA
- the rpsO gene encoding 30S ribosomal protein S15 — translation MAITKERKNEIIAEYRTHESDTGSPEVQVAVLTEEINALNAHLRTHKKDFHSERGLLKMVGRRRHLLKYLRETDVQRYRELINRLGLRR, via the coding sequence ATGGCTATTACAAAAGAACGTAAAAACGAAATTATCGCTGAGTACCGTACTCACGAAAGTGACACTGGTTCACCAGAAGTACAAGTTGCAGTATTAACAGAGGAAATCAACGCTCTAAATGCTCACTTACGTACACACAAAAAAGATTTCCACTCTGAGCGTGGTCTTCTTAAAATGGTAGGTCGTCGTCGTCACTTATTAAAATATCTTCGTGAAACAGACGTACAACGTTACCGTGAACTAATCAACCGTTTAGGCTTACGTCGCTAA
- a CDS encoding DoxX family protein, which produces MFNTFLRENNIVAAILTAVRIYLGWHWLTAGWSKLTNGFDASGFLTFASENPVMSGEKVVYPTYVKFIESFALPNAEIFNVVIPWGEFLVGLGLILGCLTTYAAFFGMVMNFAFLLAGTISSNPFDILLAIFIVVAGYNAGKFGLDRFVMPIISKKMKLEKNTMHSMTKTT; this is translated from the coding sequence ATGTTTAATACATTTTTAAGAGAGAATAACATTGTTGCTGCTATTCTAACAGCCGTGCGTATTTACTTGGGCTGGCATTGGCTGACAGCAGGTTGGAGTAAATTGACGAATGGATTTGATGCCTCAGGGTTTTTAACATTTGCATCAGAGAATCCTGTCATGAGTGGAGAAAAAGTGGTATATCCTACATATGTAAAATTTATAGAGTCATTTGCCTTGCCAAATGCTGAAATATTTAATGTGGTCATTCCTTGGGGAGAATTCCTTGTCGGTCTTGGCTTAATACTAGGGTGCTTAACTACATATGCAGCATTTTTTGGAATGGTTATGAATTTTGCCTTCTTGCTAGCTGGTACGATTTCTAGTAATCCATTTGATATTCTACTGGCGATCTTTATCGTTGTGGCAGGCTATAATGCTGGAAAATTTGGGCTTGATCGCTTCGTAATGCCTATCATAAGCAAAAAAATGAAGCTAGAAAAAAATACAATGCACTCCATGACGAAAACTACATAA
- the pnp gene encoding polyribonucleotide nucleotidyltransferase has protein sequence MNEKKVYSYEWAGRPLVIEVGQLAKQANGAALVRYGDTSVLATATMSKSPKPLDFFPLTVNYEERLYAAGKIPGGFIKREGRPSEKAILASRLIDRPIRPMFPDGFRNEVQVISMVMSNDPDCTSEMAAMVGSSLALAISDIPFDGPIAGVQVGYIDGEFIVNPTVEQSKHSTIHLSVAGNKDAINMVEAGALEVPEEIMLEAIMFGHEEIKKIIAFQEQIVAEVGKEKLPVTLFEIDEAIQADIKAACETDMHDAIQTAEKHARDEAIQAVKDRVIASYEEQEADDETMKQVYNILDKMVKEEVRRQITEDKIRPDGRKLDEIRPLSSETGLLQRTHGSGLFTRGQTQALSICTLGALGDVQIIDGLGVEESKRFMHHYNFPQFSVGETGPIRGPGRREIGHGALGERALEAVIPDESAFPYTIRCVSEVLESNGSTSQASICASTLAMMDAGVPLKAPVAGIAMGLIKKGEHYSILTDIQGMEDHLGDMDFKVAGTAKGVTALQMDIKIDGLSRNILEEALTQAKVGRMHILESMLATLAEPREKLSEFAPKIVIVKINPDKIRDVIGPGGKQINKIIEETGVKIDTEQDGTIYISSANEEMNARAKQIIEDIVREAKVGEYYLSTVKRIEKFGAFCEIFPGKDGLLHISEIQEERTKQVEDVLKLGDQLLVKVIEIDKQGRVNLSRKVVIQEEKERAEQEK, from the coding sequence ATGAACGAAAAGAAAGTCTATTCCTATGAATGGGCTGGCCGTCCACTTGTAATTGAAGTTGGACAGTTAGCAAAACAAGCAAACGGAGCCGCATTAGTACGCTATGGCGATACTTCTGTACTTGCCACAGCAACAATGTCAAAATCACCAAAACCACTTGATTTCTTCCCATTAACAGTTAACTATGAAGAACGTCTATATGCTGCAGGTAAAATTCCTGGCGGCTTTATTAAGCGTGAAGGGCGTCCATCTGAAAAGGCGATTTTAGCAAGCCGTTTAATCGACCGTCCAATTCGTCCGATGTTCCCAGATGGTTTCCGTAACGAGGTACAAGTCATTTCGATGGTTATGTCCAATGATCCTGACTGTACATCTGAAATGGCAGCGATGGTAGGTTCATCATTAGCGTTAGCTATTTCTGATATTCCATTTGATGGACCAATAGCTGGTGTACAAGTAGGTTATATTGACGGAGAATTCATCGTTAACCCGACAGTGGAGCAATCGAAACACTCAACAATTCATTTATCTGTAGCAGGCAACAAAGATGCCATCAACATGGTTGAAGCGGGCGCACTTGAAGTGCCAGAAGAAATCATGTTAGAAGCTATTATGTTCGGTCATGAAGAAATCAAAAAAATCATTGCTTTCCAAGAACAAATTGTGGCAGAGGTAGGTAAAGAAAAGTTACCAGTGACATTATTTGAGATTGACGAAGCGATTCAAGCCGATATAAAAGCAGCTTGTGAGACTGATATGCATGATGCGATTCAAACTGCGGAGAAGCATGCGCGTGATGAGGCCATTCAAGCTGTAAAAGATCGTGTTATCGCTTCCTATGAAGAGCAAGAAGCCGACGATGAAACAATGAAACAAGTGTATAACATTCTTGATAAAATGGTAAAAGAAGAAGTGCGTCGTCAAATCACGGAAGATAAGATTCGCCCAGATGGTCGTAAGCTCGACGAAATTCGACCACTTTCTTCTGAAACAGGCTTATTACAACGTACACACGGTTCTGGTCTATTTACACGTGGACAAACACAAGCCCTATCTATTTGTACACTAGGGGCGCTAGGTGATGTACAAATTATTGATGGCTTAGGTGTAGAAGAATCAAAACGCTTTATGCACCATTACAACTTCCCTCAATTCTCTGTAGGGGAAACAGGTCCAATCCGTGGTCCAGGCCGTCGTGAAATTGGTCATGGTGCGTTAGGTGAGCGTGCGCTTGAAGCTGTTATTCCAGATGAATCGGCTTTCCCATATACAATTCGTTGTGTATCTGAAGTACTTGAATCAAACGGATCCACTTCACAAGCTTCTATCTGTGCATCTACATTAGCCATGATGGATGCAGGTGTACCATTAAAAGCACCAGTTGCAGGTATTGCAATGGGTCTTATCAAAAAAGGCGAGCACTATTCCATTTTAACGGATATTCAAGGGATGGAAGACCATTTAGGTGATATGGACTTTAAAGTTGCTGGTACAGCTAAAGGTGTAACAGCACTACAAATGGATATTAAAATCGACGGTTTATCTCGCAATATTTTAGAAGAAGCACTGACACAAGCGAAAGTTGGTCGTATGCATATTCTAGAGTCAATGCTTGCAACACTTGCTGAACCTCGTGAAAAATTGTCTGAATTTGCACCGAAAATTGTCATCGTGAAAATTAATCCAGATAAAATTCGTGATGTGATTGGACCTGGTGGTAAACAAATTAACAAAATTATTGAAGAGACAGGCGTTAAGATTGATACAGAACAAGATGGTACAATCTACATTTCTTCTGCAAATGAGGAAATGAATGCACGTGCAAAACAAATTATTGAAGATATCGTACGGGAAGCAAAAGTAGGGGAATATTACTTATCGACTGTGAAACGTATTGAAAAATTCGGTGCATTTTGTGAGATCTTCCCAGGAAAAGATGGTTTGCTACACATTTCCGAAATTCAAGAGGAACGTACAAAGCAAGTGGAAGATGTCTTAAAACTTGGCGATCAATTACTTGTGAAGGTTATTGAAATTGACAAGCAAGGTCGTGTGAATTTATCTCGTAAAGTAGTAATACAAGAGGAAAAAGAACGCGCTGAACAAGAAAAATAA